In Candidatus Zixiibacteriota bacterium, the genomic window GAAAATATTTGAATCTAAGAAGAATGTAGCCTGCAAAATAGAGCAATGGAAATTTGACCAGAAGTATTAAGGAAAGTTTTCCCTTGTTCGGTTTTTTCAGGCTGAAAGCCTCAACTATGGTCTGGGTTATAAAAAAAAGATTCAAGCAACCCCAGGCTGTGCCCAGAAACAATCCCAATCCAAAAGGGAAGTTCCGATAAACCGCCACGAACAGAAATGCCAGGGCTGAGACAATCAAAGAAGTGCGGATGATTCTATTTATGAATTCCAAACCCATAGGTCTTGCTTTTCAGTTATCCCCTTTATTTTCGTTATCCATCTCCTGCATTGCTCTTTTAACCAGATTATAGACCTCCTTGCCTGAGGCAACGAATCCAAATATAATAAAAAGTATCATCAGATAGGGGGAAGTGTGCAGTTTCTTGTCCAGAAAATTACCTATGAAATAACCGATTATCGGGCCTACTGCCAGGATCAAAGGTATAACCGTGTAAATCCCTGCCTGCCTCAGGTTGGAGTAAAACTTATCTTTGTTCTCCATTTCAATCCTTATATCTCGCATAAGCTTAAAACTTATTATTATATATTCAAAACAAAAAAAGTCAAGTATTTTTAAAAATATGTAGCGGAGGTCTTGAGACCTCGATATATTATGCTCCGAGAATTCCGGGTCGGAGTGCATCAGCTTGTCGACTTTGACCTTGAGGCTGATGCCTTCAAAGAGGACAGGAAAAAAAGCAAGAGTAAGCTCTTGTACTCCAGAGAAAAGCGGGATGTTTTATGTTTATCGTTGGTCTCCTGACCAACGGCTAAATCTTCGTTGGTGAGGACACCAACGAAGAGCAGACGACGATGTATAAGCTAGATAAGCATCTTCATTATCTTCTCATAGGTATAGCCGGCATTTTGATTTTCCTGCCCGGCATTTTCTCTTTTTTTAATTCGGATGATTTTGTCTGGCTGAGAAATTCTCAGAAGATAAGCTTGGAATCCGTCTCTCATTTCGCGGTGAATTATAACCCGGTTTTAAAGTTCAGGCCTTTTACTCATCTTCTTTTCCAGTTTCTTTATGCGATTTTCCAGCTAAACCCTCTGGGTTATCACATCGCCAGTCTCTTTATACACATAATAAATGCATTGATTTTCTATGCTCTTCTT contains:
- a CDS encoding AtpZ/AtpI family protein, with amino-acid sequence MENKDKFYSNLRQAGIYTVIPLILAVGPIIGYFIGNFLDKKLHTSPYLMILFIIFGFVASGKEVYNLVKRAMQEMDNENKGDN